A genome region from Fusarium musae strain F31 chromosome 5, whole genome shotgun sequence includes the following:
- the PFA3 gene encoding palmitoyltransferase for Vac8p, whose protein sequence is MATARRWARKVERCCCTFATYFPLAFVYSLTSWAVWVVVCIGNASRKSSWIGTGSSIIGVVLYIMLNWCYTTAVFTPPGSTTNDMGYGLLPTQNTPQGTSFTVKSNGEFRFCKKCQARKPDRAHHCSTCRRCVLKMDHHCPWLATCIGLRNHKAFLLFLIYTTVFCFWSFAVSGSWVWYEALDDQEYIDTFLPVNFIMLSVISGIIGLVVGAFTGWHIHLARCGQTTIECLEKTRYLSPLRKTYNSAHNPANNVPEAARQFVDFHTNALPGITRPEEGEERRSYPPDGSHPVQLSYAQREREQRQRRYEEYLDEQDSEKLPNVFDLGWKRNLLHLFGPTPALWFFPVSNTTGDGWTWEASSKWLEARDRLKAEREQQRAREVNAGWGSPDDIPDVPERPTGAGRHFAPGPKLAGPKTMSKADRVLGRDPNLYADATQNVPMSRLSPRGRTVDDELADLDSDNDDGFIDTNNPEPENGKLSPSFTSEAQRRDDAEARALEVVTNGNWGRGGASGMLRKGSSQSSPLSRTPSNISRSGTPKFQDEGVD, encoded by the exons ATGGCGACAGCTCGGAGATGGGCGCGCAAGGTTGAGCGTTGCTGTTGTACTTTTGCGACATACTTTCCACTGGCTTTCGTGTACAGTCTAACATCATGGGCGGTTTGGGTGGTTGTGTGTATCGGTAATGCCAGCAGGAAGAGTAGTTGGATAG GCACCGGTTCCTCGATAATAGGCGTTGTACTTTACATCATGCTCAACTGGTGCTACACTACCGCTGTCTTTACACCTCCCGGCTCGACGACGAACGATATGGGTTACGGACTCCTTCCGACACAAAATACTCCGCAGGGCACCTCCTTTACAGTCAAGAGTAACGGCGAGTTTCGATTCTGCAAGAAGTGTCAGGCTCGCAAGCCTGATCGTGCGCACCACTGCTCGACATGTCGACGATGTGTTCTGAAGATGGATCACCACTGCCCCTGGCTGGCAACGTGTATCGGCCTGCGCAACCACAAGGCATTCCTCCTGTTCCTTATTTATACCACGGTTTTCTGCTTCTGGTCATTCGCGGTCAGTGGGTCGTGGGTTTGGTACGAGGCGCTGGATGATCAGGAATACATCGATACTTTCCTGCCCGTCAACTTTATCATGTTGAGCGTCATCAGCGGAATTATTGGTCTCGTTGTGGGTGCTTTTACAGGATGGCATATTCATCTGGCTCGCTGTGGACAGACTACGATCGAGTGTCTCGAAAAGACACGATACCTTTCGCCGTTGCGCAAGACCTACAACTCTGCTCACAATCCCGCAAACAACGTTCCGGAAGCTGCTCGCCAATTCGTCGACTTTCACACAAACGCCCTGCCTGGTATCACTCGAcctgaagagggcgaggagcGACGGTCGTATCCCCCTGATGGTTCTCACCCTGTTCAGCTTTCGTACGCTCAGCGAGAACGAGAACAACGACAAAGACGATACGAGGAGTATCTCGACGAACAGGACTCTGAGAAGCTTCCCAATGTCTTCGATCTTGGCTGGAAACGCAACTTGTTACATCTGTTTGGACCTACACCTGCGCTTTGGTTCTTCCCTGTGTCCAACACAACTGGAGATGGCTGGACATGGGAGGCTAGCAGCAAATGGCTTGAGGCGCGGGACCGACTTAAAGCTGAGCGAGAACAACAACGAGCTCGCGAGGTTAACGCCGGTTGGGGATCCCCAGATGATATTCCTGATGTTCCCGAACGACCTACAGGTGCAGGACGGCATTTCGCTCCAGGACCAAAGCTCGCAGGACCTAAGACGATGAGTAAGGCTGATCGAGTTCTGGGCCGTGATCCTAACCTTTACGCCGACGCAACGCAAAACGTACCCATGAGTCGACTTAGCCCTCGAGGTCGAACAGTAGACGACGAGCTTGCAGACTTGGACAGTGATAACGACGATGGCTTTATCGACACAAATAACCCAGAGCCAGAAAACGGCAAGCTAAGTCCAAGTTTCACATCAGAAGCTCAACGTCGTGACGACGCTGAGGCTCGCGCTCTTGAAGTCGTTACTAACGGTAACTGGGGGCGCGGCGGAGCGAGCGGCATGCTTCGAAAGGGAAGCTCACAGAGCAGTCCTCTTAGTAGAACACCGAGCAATATCAGCCGTTCAGGGACACCAAAGTTCCAGGACGAAGGAGTGGATTAG